A DNA window from Thermodesulfobacteriota bacterium contains the following coding sequences:
- a CDS encoding glycosyltransferase family A protein encodes MADNTVSVVVPVYNRPEYVREALTSVFGQTFKDYEVIVVDDGSTEDTKGALGEYLQGVNYFYKKNGGAASARNYGIEKSTGEYVAFLDSDDLWEEDKLDVQVEFLSRNPDVGLVCSDYTYIGRNEGGGKGR; translated from the coding sequence ATGGCGGACAACACCGTAAGCGTAGTCGTTCCGGTCTATAACCGTCCCGAGTATGTCCGCGAGGCGCTGACCTCGGTCTTCGGCCAGACGTTCAAGGACTACGAGGTGATCGTCGTCGACGACGGCTCCACAGAGGACACGAAGGGGGCGCTCGGAGAGTACCTCCAGGGGGTGAACTACTTCTATAAGAAGAACGGTGGGGCCGCGAGCGCGAGGAACTACGGAATAGAGAAGAGCACGGGAGAGTACGTGGCCTTCCTCGACTCGGACGACCTGTGGGAAGAGGATAAGCTCGATGTGCAGGTGGAGTTCCTCTCGCGGAACCCGGACGTCGGGCTCGTCTGCTCGGACTACACCTACATAGGAAGGAACGAAGGGGGGGGTAAAGGGCGG